From Vitis vinifera cultivar Pinot Noir 40024 chromosome 5, ASM3070453v1, the proteins below share one genomic window:
- the LOC104879320 gene encoding F-box protein At5g65850, whose product MENERNTVSLPLDIIIEILSRLPVKFILRSRCVCKLWRSTILSPSFIQLHHTRSLTRPDGNGLLLGSRVESDGSLHLCFVGSAQNVNQLYDSTPRPFFSASESINGLICLGLPDDDVCVCNPSTKECVALPRTLMRQLSPLHWYHSYAFLGFDPPTNTYKILRTWWTRAVSLAHEIFTLGSQTWRVLNDDNPRHSIPLGDVVYVNGTLYWKGYESRDIVAFDVGVEKFRILELPENAPRKFMTDTNLTQIGGRLALVGHASLLFRIELEIWISEEGRGWIKKTIECPRYWNRPIAYNRIMRQTWVDHIIDVRTTPTGELALIHRMEDYLFVLYCDPENKTMRKETVQWPPPVTGFCHLAYVTGHVESLQSVRQLMA is encoded by the coding sequence ATGGAGAATGAGAGAAATACTGTTTCGCTTCCTTTGGACATTATCATTGAGATTCTCTCAAGACTTCCCGTGAAGTTTATTCTCCGATCCAGGTGCGTCTGCAAGCTTTGGCGCTCTACGATCTTGTCTCCATCCTTCATCCAATTGCATCATACTCGATCCCTCACTCGCCCTGATGGCAATGGCCTCCTCCTTGGCTCTCGTGTAGAATCTGATGGATCTCTGCATCTTTGCTTCGTGGGCTCTGCACAAAACGTTAATCAACTGTACGACAGTACTCCACGCCCTTTCTTTTCTGCTTCGGAATCTATCAATGGGTTAATCTGCTTGGGCTTACCCGATGATGATGTGTGCGTCTGCAATCCAAGCACCAAAGAGTGCGTAGCCCTTCCTCGCACACTTATGAGGCAGCTTTCGCCATTGCACTGGTACCATTCCTACGCCTTTCTCGGCTTCGATCCTCCCACCAACACCTACAAGATCCTGAGAACATGGTGGACTAGAGCCGTAAGCCTTGCGCATGAGATCTTTACTCTGGGCTCCCAGACATGGAGGGTTCTCAATGATGATAACCCCCGTCACAGCATTCCCTTGGGAGACGTCGTCTACGTCAACGGAACCCTATATTGGAAGGGATACGAATCCAGGGATATCGTGGCGTTTGATGTGGGGGTCGAGAAGTTCCGGATCCTTGAACTACCAGAAAATGCGCCCCGCAAGTTCATGACAGACACCAATCTAACACAAATTGGTGGGCGTCTGGCCCTCGTGGGTCACGCAAGTCTTCTATTCCGTATTGAGTTAGAGATATGGATTTCAGAGGAGGGCAGGGGCTGGATTAAGAAGACGATTGAATGTCCTCGTTATTGGAACCGGCCGATTGCATATAATAGAATAATGAGGCAGACATGGGTGGATCATATTATTGATGTTAGAACAACGCCTACGGGTGAGCTTGCACTCATTCATCGCATGGAGGACTATTTATTTGTGTTGTATTGCGACCCAGAAAACAAGACTATGAGGAAAGAAACGGTTCAATGGCCACCTCCTGTTACTGGATTTTGTCACTTGGCTTATGTTACCGGCCATGTTGAAAGTCTTCAATCTGTAAGGCAACTTATGGCCTAG